The following proteins come from a genomic window of Nitrospira sp.:
- a CDS encoding Isoleucyl-tRNA synthetase — MDYKSTLNLPKTDFPMKANLPQREPEMLAWWEQQKLYEQIQAMGHGRPRYVLHDGPPYANGRIHIGHALNKILKDIIVKSKTMAGFQAPYVPGWDCHGLPIEHQVMKELGEKKKNLAVSEIRKLCRAYAEKYVDIQRDEFKRLGVLGEWERPYLTMTPSYEATIIREFGKFVERGGVYKGLKPVLWCTQDQTALAEAEVEYDDHTSPSIYVKFPVVTSPSALGKTFPGIFFPEGVKLISIVIWTTTPWTLPANQAVCLHRDINYAFLQVGDEILVMAEKLIESVAKACQFEDYRVLGVRKGGEGFEGLETQRPLSTGLSPILLGDFVTLEQGTGCVHIAPGHGMEDYLLVLEYNAKASPGERLEILAPVDNAGRFTSVVKEFAGQHVLKANPKIVDYLQANGRLLGHGSLSHAYPHCWRCKSPVIFRATEQWFVSMEINDLRREALAEIEQVRWIPSYGRDRIFGMIENRPDWCLSRQRVWGVPIPGFTCKTCHDVLADPVVIEHVAALMESKGADVWFERSALDLLPAGTTCRKCGGTQFEKEHDILDVWFESGVSYAAVLKPRKWWPADLYLEGSDQHRGWFHSALLAGVTTDHRAPYQAVLTHGFVVDGQGKKMSKSAGNVVAPQDVIKQSGAEILRLWVAAQDYREDLRISQEILNHLIEAYRKIRNTSRFLLSNLYDFNPATHRVPHGKLPDLDRWALLRLGELITKVRRAYEDFEFHTIFHALNNFCSVDLSAVYLDILKDRLYTFRQDAQERRSSQTVLYDIVVAMAKLMAPVLSFTADEIWRTLAVQVPGGAGTASVHLAAFPDPDPAWADAKLAERWERLLKYRTQVQGVLEERRREKVIGSSLEAHVHLTTDVPTGQWLNVARADLGALFIVSQVTVEQRPDATTDFTVSVTKSTHRKCERCWNYREAVGKDAAHPTLCDRCVEAIR; from the coding sequence ATGGATTACAAATCAACGCTCAATCTTCCGAAAACCGATTTTCCGATGAAGGCCAATCTGCCGCAGCGCGAGCCTGAAATGTTGGCCTGGTGGGAGCAACAGAAGCTCTACGAGCAAATTCAGGCGATGGGGCATGGACGGCCTCGGTATGTGCTCCACGACGGCCCTCCGTATGCCAACGGCCGTATCCACATCGGGCACGCATTGAACAAGATTTTGAAAGATATCATCGTGAAGTCTAAGACCATGGCCGGTTTTCAGGCGCCGTACGTGCCGGGTTGGGATTGTCACGGTTTGCCGATCGAACATCAAGTGATGAAGGAGCTTGGTGAGAAGAAAAAAAACTTGGCTGTCTCGGAGATCCGCAAACTCTGCCGTGCCTATGCCGAAAAGTACGTCGATATTCAACGAGATGAATTCAAACGGCTCGGAGTATTGGGAGAATGGGAGCGTCCTTACCTCACCATGACGCCAAGCTATGAAGCCACGATTATTCGTGAGTTTGGGAAATTTGTTGAGCGTGGCGGAGTCTACAAAGGCCTGAAACCGGTGCTCTGGTGTACGCAGGACCAGACGGCGCTGGCGGAAGCGGAGGTCGAGTACGATGACCACACCTCTCCATCGATCTATGTGAAGTTCCCGGTCGTCACCTCACCATCCGCTCTCGGCAAGACTTTCCCTGGTATTTTCTTTCCGGAAGGGGTGAAGCTGATCTCAATCGTTATCTGGACAACGACGCCCTGGACACTGCCAGCCAATCAAGCGGTCTGCCTTCATCGCGACATCAACTATGCATTCTTGCAGGTGGGCGATGAAATTTTAGTTATGGCCGAGAAGTTGATCGAGAGCGTGGCCAAAGCTTGCCAGTTCGAAGACTATCGGGTGTTGGGAGTGAGGAAAGGCGGGGAGGGCTTCGAGGGGTTGGAGACGCAACGTCCGTTGTCTACCGGCCTGTCACCGATTCTGCTCGGTGACTTTGTGACTCTCGAGCAAGGAACCGGCTGTGTCCACATTGCGCCAGGACACGGTATGGAGGACTATCTCCTCGTACTCGAGTACAACGCCAAGGCTTCACCCGGCGAGCGTCTCGAAATCCTGGCTCCGGTCGACAACGCTGGACGGTTCACGTCGGTCGTGAAGGAGTTCGCCGGCCAACATGTCTTGAAGGCCAATCCAAAAATCGTCGACTATCTGCAGGCGAATGGGCGCTTGCTCGGACATGGTTCGCTGAGCCATGCATATCCTCACTGTTGGCGGTGCAAGAGCCCGGTGATCTTTCGTGCGACTGAACAGTGGTTTGTGTCCATGGAGATAAATGATTTGCGGCGGGAGGCCCTAGCGGAGATTGAACAGGTTCGATGGATTCCAAGCTATGGTCGTGATCGGATTTTCGGCATGATCGAAAACCGGCCGGACTGGTGCCTATCGCGCCAGCGGGTATGGGGGGTGCCGATTCCTGGGTTCACTTGTAAGACCTGTCATGATGTCCTTGCCGACCCTGTCGTGATCGAACATGTCGCAGCATTGATGGAATCCAAAGGGGCCGACGTCTGGTTTGAACGGTCCGCGCTTGATTTGCTCCCTGCTGGAACGACATGTCGAAAGTGCGGAGGAACCCAGTTTGAAAAAGAACATGACATTCTCGATGTATGGTTTGAATCTGGCGTCAGTTACGCAGCTGTGCTGAAACCGAGGAAGTGGTGGCCGGCTGACTTGTATCTTGAAGGCTCCGACCAACACCGCGGTTGGTTCCATAGCGCCTTACTGGCCGGGGTCACGACCGATCATCGGGCACCCTATCAGGCGGTATTGACCCATGGCTTTGTCGTGGACGGGCAGGGTAAAAAGATGTCCAAGTCGGCCGGGAATGTGGTCGCGCCACAGGACGTCATCAAACAGTCCGGTGCGGAAATCCTCCGGCTTTGGGTGGCGGCCCAAGACTATCGTGAAGATCTCCGCATCTCACAGGAAATCCTGAATCATCTGATCGAAGCCTATCGGAAGATCCGCAATACGTCCCGCTTCTTGCTGAGCAATCTGTACGATTTCAATCCGGCAACGCATCGTGTCCCCCATGGAAAACTGCCGGACCTGGATCGATGGGCGTTGTTGCGTCTCGGGGAACTGATCACGAAAGTGCGGCGAGCCTATGAAGACTTTGAGTTTCACACGATCTTTCACGCATTGAACAACTTCTGCTCCGTCGATTTGAGCGCCGTCTATCTCGACATTCTGAAAGACCGGCTTTATACGTTCCGCCAGGACGCACAGGAGCGTCGCAGCTCTCAGACCGTCCTGTACGACATCGTTGTGGCTATGGCAAAACTCATGGCGCCGGTGTTGAGTTTTACGGCGGATGAAATTTGGAGGACGTTGGCCGTGCAGGTACCGGGAGGGGCGGGAACGGCGAGCGTGCATCTCGCCGCGTTTCCCGATCCCGATCCGGCTTGGGCCGATGCGAAGCTGGCCGAGCGATGGGAGCGGCTGCTGAAATATCGTACGCAGGTGCAAGGCGTTCTGGAGGAGCGGCGCCGTGAGAAAGTCATCGGCTCCTCGCTCGAAGCCCATGTTCATCTCACAACCGATGTGCCGACCGGTCAATGGCTGAACGTCGCACGTGCGGACTTGGGCGCGTTATTTATTGTATCGCAGGTAACCGTCGAACAACGGCCCGATGCGACAACCGATTTCACCGTCTCGGTGACCAAGTCGACGCATCGTAAGTGCGAACGTTGCTGGAACTATCGCGAAGCGGTCGGCAAGGATGCCGCTCACCCAACACTGTGCGATCGATGCGTGGAGGCGATCCGTTGA
- a CDS encoding Undecaprenyl-diphosphatase, translating into MNEWGPTLAVILGIVEGLTEFLPVSSTGHLILVGHALGFTGDVAANAEISIQLGAILAVIVFEREKIGRLLSGAWQEQKALRAASANRPRAAWSDRVKASMRSHPNLWFLLGLGIAFMPAAILGLLAHGWIKSYLFTPQTVAATSILGGVIILIVEAKKRTGHTMSLDQVSAVHAFWIGLAQCASLIPGMSRSGSTIIGGLLAGLDRKVATEYSFFLALPTIIAATVYETWKARGAFTDQDFLALGLGMLVSFLVAWAVIAAFLTYVQRHTLRVFAYYRIILGILVILVVR; encoded by the coding sequence ATGAATGAATGGGGCCCAACGCTCGCAGTGATACTGGGAATCGTCGAAGGACTCACTGAGTTCTTGCCCGTCTCGTCCACGGGGCATCTCATCCTGGTCGGCCATGCTCTCGGCTTCACCGGAGACGTGGCAGCCAATGCGGAAATCTCCATCCAGCTGGGTGCGATTCTTGCCGTCATCGTCTTTGAGCGGGAGAAAATCGGGCGGCTTCTGTCCGGCGCCTGGCAGGAACAGAAAGCGTTGCGCGCAGCTTCGGCAAACCGGCCTCGTGCCGCATGGTCCGACCGCGTCAAGGCCTCCATGCGCAGCCACCCCAATTTATGGTTCTTGCTGGGACTCGGAATCGCCTTCATGCCGGCGGCCATACTCGGCCTGTTGGCTCATGGGTGGATCAAATCGTATTTGTTCACTCCCCAAACAGTGGCGGCGACTTCGATCCTCGGGGGTGTCATCATCCTCATCGTTGAAGCCAAGAAACGAACCGGCCATACGATGAGCCTGGATCAGGTGTCGGCGGTCCATGCCTTTTGGATCGGCCTGGCACAATGCGCCTCTCTGATTCCTGGTATGTCCCGCTCCGGCTCAACCATCATCGGAGGCCTGCTCGCCGGGCTCGACCGAAAAGTAGCCACGGAATATTCCTTTTTTCTCGCGCTCCCGACCATCATCGCAGCCACAGTCTATGAAACATGGAAGGCACGGGGCGCGTTTACCGACCAGGATTTTTTGGCGCTTGGCCTCGGCATGCTCGTCTCATTCCTGGTGGCCTGGGCCGTGATCGCCGCTTTTTTGACCTATGTCCAACGGCACACCTTGCGCGTCTTTGCGTACTATCGTATTATTCTCGGGATTTTGGTCATCTTGGTCGTCCGCTGA
- a CDS encoding Quinolinate synthetase — MTATATFARPITEYQTQSAEELYRRTTAAKSTLGERVMILGHNYQRDEVIQHADFRGDSLLLAKLAAERSERPYIVFCGVHFMAETADILSRSQQTVILPDMAAGCSMADMAAIEQVDQCWETLGRVVPVEDTVMPAVYVNSAAVLKAFCGEHGGITCTSSNAKAVIEWCWARREKILFFPDEHLGRNTANKMGIPREQMIVWDPYQPNGGNTKDAIKRARLILWKGHCSVHQMFQPVHVDHFRRQYSDGKVIVHPECHEDVVNKADLIGSTEFIIRTVTAAPAGTTWAIGTELNLVNRLKHELTDKKVFFLSSTVCQCATMFRIDAAHLCWAMENLAEGQVVNRIVVPEDDKRWAKVALDRMMAIS, encoded by the coding sequence GTGACGGCGACTGCGACATTCGCGAGGCCAATCACCGAGTACCAGACGCAATCGGCAGAAGAATTATATCGCCGAACGACAGCGGCGAAGAGCACGCTTGGTGAACGGGTGATGATCTTGGGCCATAATTACCAGCGGGACGAAGTCATCCAGCATGCCGACTTTCGCGGCGACTCGCTGTTGTTGGCGAAATTGGCCGCCGAACGGTCCGAACGCCCTTACATCGTCTTTTGTGGCGTGCACTTTATGGCCGAGACGGCGGATATCCTCAGCCGCTCTCAACAAACAGTCATTTTGCCGGACATGGCTGCGGGTTGTTCAATGGCCGATATGGCGGCGATTGAACAGGTTGACCAGTGCTGGGAAACGTTGGGGCGTGTGGTTCCCGTGGAAGATACCGTGATGCCGGCGGTCTATGTCAACTCCGCGGCGGTGCTCAAGGCGTTTTGTGGCGAGCATGGGGGAATCACCTGCACGTCCTCCAATGCCAAAGCCGTGATTGAATGGTGCTGGGCCAGGCGGGAAAAAATTCTCTTCTTTCCTGATGAGCATTTGGGCCGCAATACGGCGAACAAGATGGGCATTCCGCGCGAACAGATGATCGTGTGGGATCCCTATCAACCCAACGGCGGGAATACCAAGGACGCCATCAAACGAGCCAGACTGATCTTATGGAAAGGTCATTGCAGCGTCCATCAGATGTTTCAACCGGTCCATGTGGATCACTTCCGCAGGCAGTACTCGGACGGCAAGGTCATTGTGCATCCGGAATGTCACGAAGACGTGGTCAATAAGGCGGATCTCATCGGATCGACCGAGTTCATCATCCGCACGGTGACCGCCGCGCCGGCCGGCACGACGTGGGCGATTGGGACGGAATTGAATCTCGTCAATCGACTGAAACACGAACTCACTGACAAGAAAGTGTTCTTCCTATCATCTACAGTCTGTCAGTGTGCCACCATGTTCCGAATCGATGCGGCGCACCTCTGCTGGGCGATGGAGAATCTAGCCGAAGGCCAGGTCGTCAACCGTATTGTGGTGCCGGAAGACGATAAACGCTGGGCGAAGGTTGCGCTTGACCGTATGATGGCCATCAGTTAG
- a CDS encoding Mobile element protein, with protein sequence MAVSLYVGIDIAKAQLDVACRPTSARWTVPHTARGIGRLVRRLRRVQPTLVVLEATGGLELNVASELAAAALPVAVVNPRQVRHFAKATGQLAKTDALDAAVLAQFAEAVRPIARPLPDEATRRLEALVNRRRQLLTMLTAEQNRHTRASRDMQIEIHAHMEWLTQRVAELESTLGQQIRQSPIWREQDDVLQSVPGVGPVLSRTILADLPELGTLNRRAIAALVGVAPLNRDSGTWRGTRRIGGGRGPVRAVLYMAAVTAARCNPVIRAFYQRLRAAGKTVKVALTACMRKLLTILNAMIKHHTPWQCGFQRT encoded by the coding sequence ATGGCCGTGTCTCTGTATGTCGGTATTGATATCGCGAAAGCTCAGTTGGATGTGGCGTGTCGTCCCACGAGCGCCCGGTGGACCGTCCCGCATACTGCCCGTGGGATTGGCCGACTGGTCCGGCGACTTCGTCGCGTGCAGCCGACGTTGGTCGTGCTGGAAGCCACCGGTGGCTTGGAGCTGAATGTCGCAAGTGAGCTGGCCGCTGCGGCCCTGCCAGTCGCCGTGGTGAATCCCCGGCAAGTTCGGCATTTCGCGAAGGCCACGGGGCAACTGGCCAAGACGGATGCGCTGGACGCCGCGGTGCTGGCGCAGTTTGCCGAAGCGGTGCGGCCCATTGCCCGCCCGCTGCCGGATGAGGCCACACGCCGACTGGAAGCGCTGGTGAATCGCCGGCGTCAACTGCTGACCATGCTGACAGCGGAACAGAACCGACACACCCGCGCTTCGCGCGACATGCAGATCGAGATCCACGCCCATATGGAATGGTTGACGCAGCGGGTCGCGGAGCTGGAGTCGACGCTGGGGCAGCAGATCCGACAGAGCCCGATCTGGCGTGAGCAGGACGACGTGCTGCAGAGTGTGCCGGGCGTCGGGCCGGTGCTGAGCCGCACCATACTGGCAGACTTGCCGGAGCTGGGAACGTTGAACCGCCGCGCGATTGCGGCGCTGGTGGGCGTGGCCCCGTTGAACCGGGATAGCGGAACCTGGCGCGGCACGCGGCGCATCGGGGGAGGACGTGGCCCCGTGCGGGCGGTCCTCTATATGGCCGCCGTGACGGCGGCGCGGTGCAATCCTGTGATTCGAGCGTTCTATCAGCGGTTGCGCGCGGCGGGGAAGACGGTCAAGGTGGCGTTGACCGCCTGTATGCGAAAGTTGCTGACTATCTTGAATGCGATGATCAAACATCACACTCCGTGGCAGTGCGGATTTCAAAGGACTTGA
- a CDS encoding Lipoprotein signal peptidase, whose amino-acid sequence MRGGDPLSASGLRNLALASVTGGIIFLDQLTKQQIMQTMRLHESISVIPNLFSLTYIRNPGAAFGLLAGSSNAFRMVFFGVTSIFALGLLGTILLRMPEQDWMGRVSVAGILGGAIGNLVDRLRFGEVIDFLDVYVENYHWPAFNVADSAITVGVIVLIIHFAFEKRAEPPTASETSSVP is encoded by the coding sequence ATGCGTGGAGGCGATCCGTTGAGTGCGTCAGGCCTTCGCAATCTGGCGCTCGCGTCGGTGACCGGCGGCATCATTTTTCTTGATCAGCTGACCAAACAGCAGATCATGCAAACCATGCGGCTCCATGAATCGATCTCCGTCATCCCTAACCTCTTCAGCCTGACGTATATCCGAAATCCCGGGGCGGCATTCGGCCTCTTGGCCGGGAGCAGCAACGCGTTTCGGATGGTCTTCTTTGGGGTGACGTCGATCTTTGCCCTTGGGCTGCTGGGCACGATTTTGTTACGGATGCCGGAACAGGATTGGATGGGCCGGGTCAGTGTTGCGGGAATTCTCGGCGGCGCAATCGGCAACCTCGTCGATCGGCTGCGGTTCGGAGAAGTGATCGACTTTTTGGATGTCTATGTCGAAAATTATCACTGGCCTGCGTTCAATGTAGCGGATTCTGCGATCACCGTCGGAGTGATCGTCCTGATCATTCACTTCGCCTTTGAGAAACGAGCCGAACCTCCCACTGCCTCCGAGACCTCTTCCGTCCCGTAA